The nucleotide sequence tccttgacttcctcaccaacagaccacaatctgtcaggataggcaacagtacctcctccacaatagtcctcatcaCCGGGGCCCACAAGGATTTGTGCTCAggcctctactgtactccctatacacacacaactgtgtggcaagatttaactccaatttgatctataagtttgtggatgatacgactaTGGTGggcgtatctcaaacaatgacaaatcagactacagaaaggagatagatcacttggttgcatgtgtaccggaaacaacctctctctaaatgtcagcaatacctgtctacatcaatggctctgaagtggagatggtcgatagttttaagttcctggggtcagcatcatcaacaatctgtcctctcatgttggtgcaacaacatctctactgcctaaggaacctaaagaaattcggcatgtctgcattgactctcacacaCTTCAACATGTGCcatggagagcatcctatctggctgcatcacagattGGTATGACGACTGCTCAATGCATCGCTcaagcttaataataataataataatctttattgtcacaagtaggtttacattaatattgcaatgaagttactgtgaaatcctgctctcccattgattctgtctacacctcccgctgcctcaggaaggcagacagcattgtcagagactcctcctacccaggcattgccttcttccagacccttccatcaggcagaaggtacagaagtctgaagacctgcacatccagacataggaacagcttcttcacgacagctactagactcctcaacgactctcccttggactgatctgttccctgtaagaacactattcacgacgccctatgctgctcttactcatgtatttgctttgtttggcccttccTCACTAACATTGTCATTGACTTCCGCATTGACaaatcactatttgtcaatgttctctgtttattattctttttgtctatgtacatactgtgtacgttcccttggacgcagaaaaatatatttcactgtactttggtatatgtgacaataaatcaatcaatcaacatgTCCCAATgggaggtgtggtgatatgcatcactgtaaatacacaaggggttaatgtaagtacagtacaactaagtaaacactagagggaacaccgGGGATgttatgacatgcagacatacagcgaatgaacacatagaataggacacgaccaatgggcatcaagacacacccagaggtgacactaccacaagggggcaacccgtataaaaggacagggcacacagatgacacttagagagaaggacaggggcagatcagaagcatcatacCCACCATGTGCTTGGAGCAGACTGAGATACTATACCAAGATTAGCAGGAGGGTCGCACTCAAGTagaagaattgttaactgttcaataaatgtgttaaacctatctcccaaGTCAGAACCTAGCTTTGTCacagcatacatcaaggaagcagcttatgctacatgaagaagcataacacaacaggaggGAGCTGAGTTGTCCTTCAGTGCTTTATTTGACTCTTTCCATTAAACTGGAATTATACTGGTACAGATTGAGTCTCCACTATCTCAGGTTCTTTCAGCACCGGTGGTACAGAGAATCAGCAGAATGGCACTCTGGTGATGATGTCAATGTGGTGCGGTGGCGCTCTACTGATGATGTCAGTGCGGGGCAGAAGCGTTCTGCTGATAATGTCAATATGGGGCAATGGTGCGCGAGCAGGTGAGCGCTTTGTTGAATACTGTATGTCAGTGCGGGGCAGAGGGCGGAAAGGCGTTCTGCTGATGATGTCAGCGAAGGCGGGCGCTCTgttgatgatgccagtgcggggcagtggagggtagGTGCTCCCATGAAGATGTCCGACGCAGAGGGAGGTCGGGCGCTCCGTTGATGATGTGTGTGCGGGGCAGGGGGCGTTCTTGCTGATGGTGTCAGTGCGGCACAGAGGCCGTTTGGACCGCTGTTGAAGGTGTCAGTGAGGGGCAGAAGTCGGCGCTCTATTGATGACGTCAGTGCGGGGCACAAGGCGGCTATGTGAAGGCCGCTGGGCTCTGGTTGTGAGCTGCTCGGAGGCAGGAATGCGATCCCGCTCTCGGCATCAGGACCAACGCGCGCCGTTTTAAGGAGCAGGAGACTACGCACGGCCCCGGCGAAGCGGCTTTATTTTGATTGAGTTGCCGACAAGACGGCTCCGCCAGGGAGAGGCCTAGTATCCCCGTcctcgcctcctggagccgggctgcagagggcggCGGGCCGCAGGGGCTGAGGGCCAGCCGTGCAGCCCATGTCTTTGCCGAGCCGGGTGTGCGCTTGCCGCTGAGGCCGGGCCTAGGCCCCAGGCGCCGCCATGAGCCGGTACTTGCCGGTGGCCAGGCAGCATTTCCTGGCGGCTGCGGCCAGCACCAGTGTGGTGGTGAAATCGGTGTGCGGGACGGTGCTGAGCCTTTACTGCCTCTCTTTCCTCCTGGACACGGTACACGGCCTGGGGGTCACTCCCGGATACCTCTTCCCTCCCAATTTCTGGGTGTGGACACTGCTGACTCACGCCGTGGTGGAGAATCACATCTGGGATGTTGCTGTCGGCCTGGGGGCGGTGGTGTTGGCTGGAAGGCTCCTGGAACCTCTCTGGGGAGCCCTGGAGCTCCTCATCTTCTTCACAGTCCTCAATGTGTCGGTGGGAATCCTTGGAGGACTTTCTTACCTCCTGACCTATGTGGCAACTTTCAACTTGGATTATTTGTTTACTGTGCGTATCCATGGCATGTGGGGCTTTGTTGGTGGCATGCTGGTGGCTTTGAAGCAGACCATGGGAGACACGGTGGTAATAAAGGTGCCACAGGTGCAAATGAAAGATGTCCCAATGGTGCTGTTGGCTATTATTGGTGTCCTACGGTTGACCATGCTTCTCAGTAGCTCTCTGCTGGCATCGTACGGGTTTGGACTCCTGTCCAGCTGGGTTTATCTTCGTTTCTATCAAAAACATAGCCGTGGCCGAGGGGACATGTCTGACCACTTCGCATTTGCCACCTTCTTTCCTGAGATCCTGCAGCCACCTGTCTCCATGGTGGCCAATGTGATCTACAGCGTGCTGGTGAAAATCAGAATATGTAAGAAGACCGTCAAGAGATATGATGTTGGGGCACCGTCATCCATTACAATAAGCCtacctggcactgacccacaggatgcagaacgGAGAAGGTACTTGTAGCAACATTTCTTTCCAATTAGAAAAATGATATTGGGAAATTTTGAGCCTTCAAAATGTATTAACAAGGCAACTGTGTTGCACAATCTGGCCAAACAAGCTTAAAAGGCAAGAGTTGCAATATTGATAAATCTCAACGATGCAATTTAAATTCCATTATTATATGTGGGTCACACATTGACTATGAGAAGGAGATGACCGAGTGTCTGTGCTGCCTTATGTTGAAATACAACGGAAGCCATTATGCTAAATCTTTGCAAGTTTAAGATGACATTGTAAAATTCTCGCTTCAGGTTGGGGAGGCCTTGGATTGAAGTTATAAAACTTTTAGCAGCCCTTTGTATGAGAGAGGAAAAATGCAATTCCATGCAATCTGAGCTGCTTTATCCTGGGACAGTGATTTTATTGGAGGGTCAAAATTGAAGTATGCAGGTGCCTCAATACGTTACGGGTAGGGAGAGAATGAGCAGAATGATTAATCAGTAGCTCGCTCTTAGTTGACTCATACAGACCCAGGTTCTAACCTTGAGCTTTTTTAGCCAATCGGATCCACAAAGGCAGCAGCAACAAGTCCCAAGTCAGAGGAAACTGATTGGCCAGTCTTTCTGTTCTTATCCAGGGATCATTACATGTACATGTGTGAATATtgttcaggacagggtggtcttggCTGCATTTACAAAAGGGAAGGATACT is from Scyliorhinus canicula chromosome 11, sScyCan1.1, whole genome shotgun sequence and encodes:
- the tmem115 gene encoding transmembrane protein 115, coding for MSRYLPVARQHFLAAAASTSVVVKSVCGTVLSLYCLSFLLDTVHGLGVTPGYLFPPNFWVWTLLTHAVVENHIWDVAVGLGAVVLAGRLLEPLWGALELLIFFTVLNVSVGILGGLSYLLTYVATFNLDYLFTVRIHGMWGFVGGMLVALKQTMGDTVVIKVPQVQMKDVPMVLLAIIGVLRLTMLLSSSLLASYGFGLLSSWVYLRFYQKHSRGRGDMSDHFAFATFFPEILQPPVSMVANVIYSVLVKIRICKKTVKRYDVGAPSSITISLPGTDPQDAERRRQLALKALNERLKRVDDQVAWPSMDEDDKEDLSDMPLLPESNKSDGDDSGAAEHITFQGLSSGS